In the Acidobacteriota bacterium genome, one interval contains:
- a CDS encoding AbrB/MazE/SpoVT family DNA-binding domain-containing protein, which yields MQVKLEKSGEDIALKIPKSIAAKSKIKQSSVVNLSVVDGNIIVKPVTEKEYTLEELLKGVTRKNIHKETDFGNPAGKELL from the coding sequence ATGCAAGTAAAATTAGAGAAATCAGGTGAAGACATCGCATTAAAAATTCCTAAATCAATCGCCGCGAAATCGAAAATCAAGCAAAGTTCAGTAGTCAACTTATCGGTTGTTGACGGCAACATCATTGTTAAACCGGTGACTGAAAAAGAGTACACTCTTGAAGAACTCTTAAAGGGCGTAACGCGAAAAAACATTCATAAAGAAACAGATTTTGGGAATCCCGCAGGCAAAGAGTTACTATGA
- the mazF gene encoding endoribonuclease MazF, whose translation MTATYVPERGDVVWIEFNPQAGHEQAGRRPALILSPSVYNGKVGLGIFCPITNQVKGYPFEVAIPKGLKISGVILSDQAKSLDWKARKITFICKLPMAIVDDVLKKLNTLLR comes from the coding sequence ATGACGGCAACTTATGTTCCTGAGCGTGGCGATGTGGTATGGATTGAATTCAATCCACAAGCAGGCCACGAACAAGCAGGCAGACGTCCGGCGCTGATTCTTTCACCCTCAGTTTATAATGGCAAAGTTGGGTTAGGGATATTCTGCCCCATCACCAATCAGGTTAAAGGCTATCCATTTGAAGTTGCCATTCCTAAAGGGCTTAAAATAAGTGGCGTAATTTTATCTGACCAGGCGAAAAGTTTAGACTGGAAGGCGCGAAAGATTACGTTTATTTGCAAACTGCCAATGGCAATCGTTGATGACGTGTTAAAAAAGTTGAACACGCTATTAAGATAA
- a CDS encoding helix-turn-helix domain-containing protein: protein MATEHQKIIVQETREKPGEAESAEPKRVEYLTAKQLAQILQISESTIHKLRRAGKIPAVMLTDRLIRFNLKDVKHALRASHTNDHPQHHSTHAEEPDPQLSLFTGED from the coding sequence ATGGCAACTGAACATCAAAAAATCATAGTTCAGGAAACCCGCGAAAAACCGGGCGAAGCGGAATCTGCTGAGCCGAAGCGCGTTGAGTATCTGACCGCCAAACAACTGGCGCAGATTTTACAAATCAGCGAATCAACCATCCATAAACTGCGACGCGCAGGGAAAATTCCTGCGGTGATGCTCACCGACCGGTTGATTCGATTTAATTTGAAAGATGTCAAACACGCGCTTCGGGCTTCGCACACCAACGACCACCCACAGCATCATTCAACTCACGCCGAAGAGCCTGACCCGCAACTTTCTTTGTTTACAGGTGAAGACTGA